Sequence from the Podarcis raffonei isolate rPodRaf1 chromosome 16, rPodRaf1.pri, whole genome shotgun sequence genome:
GTTGAAACAATGGCCAAAGTGTCACCAAATGCCAGGAAGTTTGGCATCTTAGGAATGCATTGATCCTGGCCTCTGTTTGGATATTGGTCTTCCGGACAACTGACACATGTTTCTTCATCTGAAAAAGAATGCATGATAATGTAAGAACCAGAATGGTTCGTGCTCAAGAACAGATGCCTATCTTGTGTTTTTACTCATGGAGTGTTTCAAATTCTTCTGCCCAAACTGCATCAAGTAGAAACGTCATGGATCATAACTGATTGAAATATGGTTTTCTCCTTGTGGTGTTCAACAAAgttattcttaaaataaaaagcacTGTTCAATGAAATGAGACAATCATTCTGGCAGTAGTTCAAAATTGTAGGAGTCAACTAAGAAAGGTGTATTGGGACTGTCACATTGATCTCTCTCCAAACTgcctcattttcattttttttttttaaaaaccaacagtcAATTCATCTCCTGATGTTTTATTTCATGGGCATCTAGTCTGACTTTCATAATTCCAATAAGACGTACAAAACACACTTTGCTTTCAAGGTatctgaaaattatttttttattatcctTAATAAAGAGACATTTAAGTAAACATATGGAAATAACTGAAGTGTGTGCTGTATGCCCCAGTCTCACATTATGGTCGGGAAGGAAGTGATTTTGCAACCAGCATTTATTTAGGGACAAGAGGAAAGTCTGACTAAGGGTCTTTTTTGCTGCACAGAAGAGGAGATCACGGGATAGACAAATAGAAATAAAACCAGATTCAAAATGCATAGAACATAGACTAAATATGAATTGGAGATAAAAATCAAAAACTTGTTGATAATGAATCTAATTTCTAATAATATTTTAATTCAAAATGAGTCTTAATATTATGTTGAAATAGTAAGGCTTAAGACAAGCATTGGGAGCAGTATGCCTGGGATTGAAATGTGATTCCCCATCCCTTTCTTGACATTGGGACTCTGTCCAGACCATGCTCCTTGCCCTAgtccttttgtgtggctggaatgtgttgtCAAACTGTGATGCTGCCTCTTTCTTGTGTAGTTGGCCGATTGACAGGTGCCTGGGAATAGTTTGTGTGCAAAGCTAGGCATTTAATATGGCCTGAAATTAACCCACAGGGTGTAGATCATAACCATTTGACTACTCTCTCTGCCCCTACCCAACAGTAGCCTGTTTTCCTAGAAGGTTGAATTTGGGCTGAAGAAGTTTCTCCTCCGAAGCCTTAAAATATTACAAGCCCACCTTTTGATTTTGAGAAGCAAagtatttcttcttgttgtttcattttgggggggtggggaggaactaAATATTATGGGTTGTTTTCAATGTAGTGCTAAGAAGATCATTCTATCAGTGCAAGCATGACTTCTTGTCTAACAGAATCAGTTGGATCTCCAGATCAGTTTTGGGGAGAGTTCAGGGGCAAATGGGgacagaagaggggggaagtttcCTTGCGCTTGTGACAATCATTGCTGCCACTACCACAATGATTTAGTTGAATATGACTCTCTGCTATATCCCTATACTTCTTTTTCTTGTCCATGTATTATGTCCTTCCTGTTCTTGTACACATAACAAGTTCCCATCTTTCTTCCGATGGGTATGGCAATCAGTTGATATTCCTATACTCCTACCTACATTGTGGAGCTCAAAATCTTTCCCCAAAACTCTCAGTGTATGCACGATGTTGCATGCCTAACTCACCCACAGAAAACTAAGACCCCTAGAGACGGATTAAATTGGTAGGCCTTCCCTGTCATATCAATGTGAGGGCTATGAAGGGTAAAACTAGCCACAATCTCTGATGCAGGGATGGTTGACTGGAAAGGACTGATAAGGAAGACCAAACCTCCACTTCATTGTTCTGACAGGGACTGGTACTAGAAGGTGGGAATTTCTTTTTACGTGCATTGTAGATGCCTCCAAAGATGTTTACAAAATAGCTGCTCATTGAAACCCCAGAAATCTCTCAAGCTCTTCATTTTCGAGTATGACTTCAAACATCATCTTTAATCTTTCTTCCACAATTACAGCTACTCAAAGTTCCATTCATGCGTTCAAGATCACAAGAACAATGCCTGCGCTATCAGAGGTATCTGAGAACTTAATGTATCATTCACTGAGCTGTTGATATATTCCTTGGTATgattaaaacaaaatatcaatTAGATTGTTGTGTCTATGTAAAAATGGGAATCCATGCATAATGCCATAATTTAAAAATGGCCACTATGTTAATGAGAATGAACTTGCAAAAGAGTTGCCCACATTTTACTCcgataaaatgcatctcttgatcTTTTACAACATAGCATATCCTACCCTTCTCATTTGAGATCATCCCATCAGGACAAGGAGCACAAGCATAGCAGCAAAAggtcttcccctccttctttttcttcccataaCCAGGGCGGCAGATGTCATTACATACTGAAAGAGGTGGCACCTGCCCAAATATATAGGAACGGTTTAGCTTGAATTCATCTTTTTTCATATTCTATCAGATAATCAACCAGCAAACAGGAGTGCAAGTGATACAGAATGCAAAAGCTGTAAGTACACAGGTATGCAATAAGTAGTAGGAATATCTGCTCTGTTAAGTATCATACAAAGACAGATTCGAATTTGCATACTTAGCCTGATCAATGAATCAAATAGTTTAACATTCAATCCCACATCACTAACTAGAGATTTCCCTCAGGGATTTCACACAGTCACAGAACAGTCAGTATTATGCATTATCTGAAAGCCAAGGACTCTCTTTGGTTAAAGATGTGCTGACTTAATGCCTCTAAATATTGCATTTTTCATCATAATGGTTTGTTTAAGAATCAGATATGTGTGTATAGGAAAAGGTAGTTCATAAAATGATTCCTTGCCTTCAATGAAATACTCAACCTCCATATATCAATTTACCCtctaataaaacattttatcCTATTtgtattacagtgataccttggtttacaaccataatccattgtggaggtctggttgtaaaccaaaacaggttgtaactcaAGGCAcactttcaccaatggggcctccaaaaaattggttgtaatccaaaaaaagggacacacacttcagggtttgacgttgttgtaatccaaaacggttgcaaaccaaggtgccactgtattatcATTACTGTTATAATTCGCCTGCCTTTCACGATGAGGTCCCAATGAATTTCACATTTGACTATTTATTATGCTAAGAGAGCCATTTAGTGTTTTGGTTATGTCCATTCCCCTCGCATATTGCTGAATGACCACCAGTGTTGACACACACCTGTTATCCTCACCTGAGTCAAGCCTCGGTGCCATTCAATTCTGTCCTCATCAATGGTGAGCTCTTTGCCAGAAGGATCCAGCCTCCCTACTTGGACTCTGACATACGATTTATTTGGGAATGTGACCAAGTTTGTAATGTCAAATCCGGCTGCTAATTCTCCATGCTCATCCAGTGCAATTGCATCTCCAGCAGTGTTGTTGAGTGAGATCTTGTGAAGGATTGAGTGGAGCTGGGTGGGAAGAGAACGAGGACCTGAAGGTCATTTTCCTATATGGTTACAAGTCATTACGATTCATCATGGATAATAATTTacttgcagaagcagcaaagcagtaaCAAATCATGAAAGGGTATAAAATTCAACTGTGGCGGAGAAATAAGTCTGGAAAATCATGGTTATATGGGATCAGTATTTGGAAGAAGACTTAAGAAAACTGAGAAAATAGAAGCTTGATAGAAATATCCTGTAGATCAGGAACCTGGTTGGTCACACCATGGATATTGGGTCCAGGAAATTGTCCAGAACCTATATAATGACAGTTGACATTGGAGATGAGGAAACCTTACCTGCCAGGGCTCCACATTCTGAGGAACCattctgttgctggactcccttGCACTGCGTTTCAGCCCAGCTGATTGTAAGATATGTAAGGCATGCGCCAAAGCATAGACGGCGTTATAaatgctgtagctgtggccagtcatgctcatttcaaaataagGGGCAGGAAGGCTCTCTAGCATCTCCTCTCCAGTACATCTGCCGTAGATGAATGCAGACACAGCTGATGAGTTGGATAATGAACAACTgaatgcttgctcccagaaaaCGTTGATAAATCCGTCTTCATTTGCCCATGAAGGATTTACAAACTGAAGAAACTTTTGGAAGTCTTCTATTTCCTTTGAATGAATTGTGAAGGAGATAGCACCATGGAACATGTGTCTGTCTAAATCAGTAATTGCCTGAACGGGGTATAATGTGAAATCTATTTGGGCTGTTGTAATCCACACTTTTGCTGTAGAGAGCCTCTTATTTTGCGGAATTAGTATTTGACTTATCTTGATTACCCCTATAAGTGCTCCCAACCATGTAATAGAGCCACTTTCTCCATATATAACAACTGCATTGGCTTTGCTTCTCATGAATACTGGCAAAGTATTTTGTTTGTGGTGGAGCATCTCCTGTATGCTGTCAGAGAAGAGCAGGTGCGTTTGAGCTCTTTCTGTGAAtgctgaacagattccattctgcAAAAGCATTTCCTCCATGGTCTGTAGGAATCGGTCTCCACCTTCATTATCTATAGCATAGAGCCCAACCCATTTCCACTTGAAGTGAAGAAGTAACTGAATAATTCCTCGGTATTGCAGAGCTTCACTGGGTACCATGCGGTAAAAGGAAGGGAACTTGACTTGATTCTTCACTGCTGGCTCAAATGAGCCATatgaaatctttaaaaaataagagtTGGAAGAGGAGCTAATTATtttcccaaatttcaaattagtGGGAGTCTATACAGGCAGTGGAATTCTATACAGcaatggaacagacttccacaagaggtggtgggctctccttccttggagggttttaagcagagattggatggccatctgtcattgaggcttcagctgagattcctgcatctcagggggttggactggttgacgcttggggtcccttccaagtctaagattatatgattctatgcccAGTTTCCTTCTGTTTGGACAGGTTCCTCCACCTTTTACTCACACTAAGAAAACTACACAACCCTCTTAATGTAGGCACTCATGACACTCTTGACAATTTTGGTCAACATACACTCTAAATGAGATGTTTATTGAAACCCGTTCCTCTCATTCTGAGCTAacttcttttaaagaaaatattcCTGTTGTTGTTGGGGCATCAGCTTATAGACACTATAAGCCATCCTCCTCAAAGTCATTTACAAGTGGTTTGACTACAATCTGCTTTGCAGTAGACTTCAAAGGAATGAGTGTATGTGGAGGAAAGGCAGAGAGAAGGGAGGTTCTTCTGGCTTTGGGGTTCTAGGGTTCTTGAGATGGTGCTGCTGTAATTCCCCAAGGTGATCAGCCCCTCTCCTTCTAACACACCTCAAATAATTCTCCTCTCTACAAATGAAACACAAATCATTTTAAACCTACACACCTCTCATGCACATCCTTGGATAGTAATGAATGCAAATTTCAGTTAATTCTTCTTCCCATTACACCGTTCTAGCTTTACACTTCATCAAATTACTGCTGGAAAGAGTAGAAAAGTGAATTATGGGGGAGGTGAGAGGAAAGCCTCTGTGCTCCAGTACTCAgatcctacctgtggaatcttgaaaAGACCCAAGATATCTGCCATGCAGGAAGAGGTATCAGAACTAAGTCCTCCAATTACTCCTATTACATTTTCCTGGGTGCCACATTTGTAGTTAGGGACAAACTGGTGTGATTTAAAGAGCAGGTCCAAAGTGGTGCGGTAAGTCCTCCTTGAATCAgtatagctgtcatagatgtggaacccgagggtgacattgggcaagatcctgggattctcattgatctcaTCAACAGCAAACACCAGAGCAAGGATGTGCTGGTAGAACTTGGTCACCATGCTGCAGATAAAGGGACTTGCTGTTTCATGGTGGAATCAAGGCTTATGCTTCAAAAGATTGTCTCATGGTCTTATAGCAACAACAACCTAtatctcactttccccccaaggagctcaaaatcCCTTCtccagttaatccctacaacagccCAGGgatgtagattaggctgagaggcaggcactgacccaaggtcactcaTTGGAGATTCAAACCTTGGTCTCCCATGTCCCAGTCAGACactcaccactacaccacactggctctcggtggCTTTAGACTTGTGCTTCCACcacaatttctgtgaaatgaactAGCCTAGCTTGGATGCACTAAGTCCCTGCCAATGAGTGAAGTAAGAACTTTGGGCTGAGGGCCTCACACATATTCCTATCAAATGCTGTGCAGGATGAAACCAGCATCTCCTCTATTCAGGAAAGCCAGTTGTGGAGCTTGCAGCAGCTTCTCTCCTGGGGGGCTGAGACTTTCTGAGACTGTCTTCTTTCTTCTCCATGATATGTGATATTTTCATTCCCCTTCCTGTACTTTGGGCTGGTATAGAAGAATAAGAAGGCTAAAAAGCATTTAACAGGGTAGGATGGACTGTACTGAGAGGTATTTAGTGGGTGAAGGAGACAGAAGGGATTGGGACAGGTAAGAAcagtccccttctccctccctccctccctccattgacttttcctttccttctctcccactcCCACACATACCAGTCACTCATTCTGAAACCTCCCAATCActgcccaatcctatgcatgtttactcatacATAAGTCCCACTAATTACAGCAAAGCTTATCCTCAGAtaatgtatataggattgcagccgtaCTCTTGAGGGATGGGGGGGCATTCTCTTGCTATGTCTCTTCTATCAAATTTCATTTTGCTGCAGAGAATAATTAATAGATTGACCATTGGTTTGACTCAatttaaggcagctttctat
This genomic interval carries:
- the LOC128404237 gene encoding vomeronasal type-2 receptor 26-like, which gives rise to MVPSEALQYRGIIQLLLHFKWKWVGLYAIDNEGGDRFLQTMEEMLLQNGICSAFTERAQTHLLFSDSIQEMLHHKQNTLPVFMRSKANAVVIYGESGSITWLGALIGVIKISQILIPQNKRLSTAKVWITTAQIDFTLYPVQAITDLDRHMFHGAISFTIHSKEIEDFQKFLQFVNPSWANEDGFINVFWEQAFSCSLSNSSAVSAFIYGRCTGEEMLESLPAPYFEMSMTGHSYSIYNAVYALAHALHILQSAGLKRSARESSNRMVPQNVEPWQLHSILHKISLNNTAGDAIALDEHGELAAGFDITNLVTFPNKSYVRVQVGRLDPSGKELTIDEDRIEWPYIFGQVPPLSVCNDICRPGYGKKKKEGKTFCCYACAPCPDGMISNEKDEETCVSCPEDQYPNRGQDQCIPKMPNFLAFGDTLAIVSTSSALLLSLLTAAVLGIFIKHRDTAIVKANNRSLTYILLISLLFCFLCSLMFIGKPNEATCLLRQTAFGIIFCVSISSILAKTASVLLAFMVTKPGSRMRKWVGKRSAYSIILSCSHIQVGICALWLAMFPPFPDRDTHAMMDQIVLLCNEGSVTMFYCVLGFMGFLAIVCFTVAFIARKLPDSFNEAKFITFSMLVFCSVWLTFIPTYLSTRGKDMVVVEIFSILASSAGLLGCIFTPKCYIIVVRPELNNKEHLIVKKK